One genomic window of Acuticoccus sediminis includes the following:
- a CDS encoding TRAP transporter small permease subunit, with amino-acid sequence MAIVLRILDALCALGGLIAALASGGLAVMLIVEVIATSFFAWSQPWAVEYSSYLLCASLFAGAGWTLRDGGHVRVQILTDRLPEGAQRWADLLATVFALGMAGFAAMALVENAMRSFSLGSTSYYPTRTPLYWPQALLAFGFVVLSLGLLARAIRVLMRLPTEHQGVASAEEGAGLAGDGARPASEGAPA; translated from the coding sequence ATGGCCATTGTACTTCGTATCCTCGACGCGCTGTGCGCTCTCGGAGGGCTGATCGCGGCGCTCGCGTCCGGAGGCCTCGCGGTGATGCTCATCGTCGAGGTCATCGCGACCTCGTTCTTCGCCTGGTCGCAGCCCTGGGCGGTGGAATATTCGAGCTATCTCCTCTGCGCCTCGCTGTTCGCGGGCGCGGGGTGGACGCTGCGGGACGGCGGTCACGTGCGGGTGCAGATCCTCACCGACCGCCTGCCGGAGGGGGCGCAGCGCTGGGCCGACCTCCTCGCCACCGTCTTCGCGCTCGGCATGGCCGGGTTCGCGGCGATGGCGCTGGTGGAGAATGCCATGCGCTCCTTCAGCCTCGGCTCCACCTCGTACTACCCGACGCGCACGCCCCTCTACTGGCCGCAGGCTCTGCTCGCCTTCGGCTTCGTGGTCCTGTCGCTCGGCCTCCTGGCGCGGGCGATCCGGGTCCTGATGAGGCTCCCGACAGAACACCAGGGCGTCGCCTCCGCCGAGGAGGGTGCGGGCCTCGCCGGCGACGGCGCGCGGCCCGCGAGCGAAGGAGCCCCGGCATGA
- a CDS encoding TRAP transporter large permease yields MIAVAAIILAVLVALAVPVAAALGILAVALSELYAFFPLLPALGETLWSNSTEFVLVAVPMFILMGEILLRAGIAEDMYRGVDSWVNRVPGGLMHTNIASCTLFAATSGSSVATAATIGTISIPNMKRMNYGPSLYLGSIAAGGTLGILIPPSVNMILYGVLAEVSVTQLYLAALIPGVLLAVLFSVAIAVFCIVRPDLDGEHADADWSARFRGLRALAAPVLLFLVVVGSIYAGWATPTEAAALGVVASLILALSRRRLSWPDFLAALEGTMRTTSMVVLIVTAAFFLNFVMVSIGLTSAITSAMTGLDISPFMAMVIIVCVYLVLGCFMETLSLMVATTPIVTPIVASFGYDLVWFGVVFMILIEAALITPPIGVNLFVVQSVRGGAPGPIRQVMLGSLPFLIMMVAMVFILIAVPGLATWLPRIAM; encoded by the coding sequence GTGATCGCCGTCGCCGCCATCATCCTGGCCGTCCTCGTCGCCCTCGCGGTCCCGGTCGCGGCCGCGCTCGGGATCCTCGCCGTCGCGCTCTCCGAGCTCTACGCCTTCTTCCCGCTGCTTCCCGCGCTCGGCGAGACGCTGTGGTCGAACTCGACGGAGTTCGTGCTCGTCGCCGTGCCGATGTTCATCCTGATGGGCGAGATCCTGCTGCGCGCGGGAATCGCCGAGGACATGTACCGGGGCGTCGATTCCTGGGTGAACCGGGTGCCGGGCGGGCTGATGCACACCAACATCGCCTCCTGCACGCTGTTCGCCGCCACCTCGGGCTCGTCGGTGGCGACTGCGGCGACCATCGGGACGATCTCGATCCCGAACATGAAGCGGATGAACTACGGGCCGTCGCTCTACCTCGGCTCCATCGCCGCCGGCGGCACGCTCGGCATCCTGATCCCGCCGTCGGTCAACATGATCCTCTACGGCGTCCTCGCCGAGGTGTCGGTGACGCAGCTCTACCTCGCGGCGCTGATCCCCGGGGTGCTGCTGGCGGTGCTCTTCTCCGTCGCCATCGCGGTGTTCTGCATCGTCCGCCCGGACCTCGACGGCGAGCACGCCGATGCCGACTGGTCGGCGCGTTTCCGCGGCCTGCGCGCCCTCGCGGCGCCCGTGCTCCTCTTCCTGGTGGTCGTCGGGTCCATCTATGCCGGCTGGGCGACGCCCACCGAGGCCGCCGCGCTCGGCGTCGTCGCCTCGCTCATCCTCGCCCTGTCGCGGCGCCGGCTGAGCTGGCCGGACTTCCTCGCCGCGCTGGAAGGGACCATGCGGACCACCTCGATGGTCGTCCTGATCGTCACCGCGGCCTTCTTCCTCAACTTCGTGATGGTCTCGATCGGCCTCACTTCGGCGATCACCTCGGCGATGACGGGGCTCGATATCTCGCCCTTCATGGCGATGGTCATCATCGTCTGCGTCTATCTGGTGCTCGGCTGCTTCATGGAGACGCTGTCGCTGATGGTGGCGACGACGCCGATCGTGACCCCCATCGTCGCCTCCTTCGGCTACGACCTCGTGTGGTTCGGCGTCGTCTTCATGATCCTCATCGAGGCCGCGCTCATCACGCCGCCGATCGGGGTGAACCTCTTCGTCGTGCAGTCCGTGCGCGGCGGGGCGCCGGGGCCGATCCGCCAGGTGATGCTGGGCTCGCTCCCCTTCCTCATCATGATGGTCGCGATGGTCTTCATCCTGATCGCCGTGCCCGGTCTCGCGACCTGGCTGCCGCGGATCGCGATGTGA
- a CDS encoding TRAP transporter large permease, with amino-acid sequence MTAPLALISGLLLLTLGGGVWVGFSLMSVGALSLEVFKNMRVDRFLASDIWTTSTSLELVTLPLFILMGEILFYTRLSENIFAGIAPFVRRLPGRLLHVNVLGCTVFGAVSGSSAATTVTVGRITMKELEARGYDRSIAAGSLAGSGTIGFLIPPSIPLIVYGVLAEVSILDLFIAGVIPGLILAGLFMSWIGVKTIISPEIAPPADPSTTWAEKGRAILSLAPVALLILFVLGSLYAGYASVTEAAAVGVLGGLILAACEGQLTFTMLRKALMGTVRTCSMIGLILAGALFLSKAMARLTIPTDVATAIEALHLSPVMLILLLTLFYLMLGCFLDGLSTIVMTLPVTLPLVMQAGYDPLWFGIFLIVTIEMAQITPPIGFNLFVIRGLTGLPLGRIALASMPFCILMVALVGLLVAFPQLVTFLPEAIR; translated from the coding sequence ATGACCGCACCGCTCGCACTCATCTCGGGTCTCCTCCTCCTCACGCTCGGCGGCGGCGTCTGGGTCGGCTTCTCGCTGATGTCGGTCGGCGCGCTGTCGCTCGAGGTGTTCAAGAACATGCGGGTGGACCGCTTCCTCGCCTCGGACATCTGGACGACGTCCACCAGCCTCGAGCTGGTGACGCTGCCGCTTTTCATCCTGATGGGCGAGATCCTCTTCTACACCCGCCTGTCGGAGAACATCTTCGCCGGCATCGCGCCGTTCGTGCGGCGCCTTCCGGGCCGCCTGCTGCACGTCAACGTCCTCGGCTGCACCGTCTTCGGCGCGGTCTCCGGCTCCTCGGCGGCGACCACGGTGACCGTCGGCCGCATCACCATGAAGGAGCTCGAGGCGCGCGGGTACGACCGTTCGATCGCCGCCGGATCGCTGGCCGGTTCGGGGACCATCGGCTTCCTCATCCCGCCGTCGATCCCGCTCATCGTCTACGGGGTGCTCGCCGAGGTCTCGATCCTCGACCTCTTCATCGCCGGCGTCATCCCCGGCCTCATCCTGGCGGGGCTCTTCATGAGCTGGATCGGGGTGAAGACGATCATCTCCCCCGAGATCGCGCCGCCGGCCGACCCGTCGACCACGTGGGCCGAGAAGGGGCGGGCGATCCTCAGCCTCGCGCCCGTCGCGCTCCTCATCCTCTTCGTGCTCGGCTCGCTCTACGCCGGCTACGCGTCGGTGACGGAGGCGGCGGCGGTCGGCGTCCTCGGCGGGCTCATCCTCGCTGCGTGCGAGGGACAGCTCACCTTCACGATGCTGAGGAAGGCGCTGATGGGGACGGTGCGGACATGCTCGATGATCGGCCTCATCCTCGCCGGCGCGCTGTTCCTCTCCAAGGCCATGGCGCGGCTGACGATCCCGACGGACGTCGCGACCGCCATCGAGGCGCTGCATCTCTCGCCGGTTATGCTCATCCTGCTGCTGACGCTCTTCTACCTGATGCTCGGCTGCTTCCTCGACGGCCTCTCGACCATCGTCATGACGCTGCCGGTGACGCTGCCGCTGGTCATGCAGGCGGGCTACGACCCGCTGTGGTTCGGCATCTTCCTCATCGTCACCATCGAGATGGCGCAGATCACCCCGCCGATCGGCTTCAACCTCTTCGTCATACGCGGATTGACCGGGCTCCCGTTGGGGCGGATAGCGCTCGCGTCGATGCCGTTCTGCATCCTGATGGTGGCGCTCGTCGGCCTTCTCGTTGCCTTCCCGCAGCTCGTCACCTTCCTGCCCGAGGCGATCCGATGA
- a CDS encoding GAF domain-containing protein — MPRVPAGPALDRLAAACRDAAGERDLEAAFAHLTGAALETLGDPDAALRPGALKEGERDYRVSGVFLVTPDGTYNMLVASQGFPAEQRRLAIPIAWNHPGEVVRSGRPILLENTDDHGQFRQFLKTSRMGSALYHPIHAGGALVGQIIAASRARRTYDADDLVRLSLLAAAAALVWTAADGPRWLAADYPAPDLWRSDVRSLTDEGA; from the coding sequence ATGCCGCGCGTTCCGGCGGGGCCCGCCCTCGACCGGCTCGCCGCGGCCTGCCGGGACGCGGCGGGGGAGCGCGACCTCGAGGCGGCGTTCGCCCACCTGACCGGCGCCGCGTTGGAGACGCTCGGCGATCCGGACGCGGCGCTGCGGCCGGGGGCGCTGAAGGAGGGGGAGCGGGACTACCGCGTCTCCGGCGTGTTCCTGGTGACCCCGGACGGCACGTACAACATGCTGGTCGCGAGCCAGGGCTTCCCGGCCGAGCAGCGCCGTCTTGCCATTCCGATCGCCTGGAACCACCCGGGGGAGGTCGTGCGGAGCGGCCGGCCGATCCTCCTCGAGAACACCGACGACCACGGCCAGTTCCGCCAGTTCCTGAAGACCTCGCGGATGGGAAGCGCGCTCTACCACCCGATCCACGCCGGCGGTGCTCTCGTCGGCCAGATCATCGCCGCCTCGCGGGCCCGCCGCACCTACGACGCGGACGACCTCGTGCGCCTGTCGCTGCTCGCCGCCGCGGCGGCACTGGTCTGGACCGCCGCCGACGGTCCCCGCTGGCTTGCCGCCGACTACCCCGCGCCGGACCTCTGGCGCAGCGACGTGCGCTCCCTGACGGACGAGGGCGCGTGA
- a CDS encoding TRAP transporter substrate-binding protein — MTTRILAFAGLIAGTLAAGPAAAEVQWDVSIPWGPTEFHTIDAENYAKAVEEATDGEVKLVIHPGSSLGIKANESLRGVEDGAVPMAEYGMFQNEGELPLLGIEALPFMVKDYDQLRILHELVRPIWEEQLMQRNQKALYMVPWPSQNFFINKSVKNFEDLAGIRMRTYNANTATMSQRLGMVPLQMNNADIVPALATGKLDAVMTSGTTAAAQKYWEFLKYIYNTNHQWASNVMVVNLDYWNELTPEQQETMERIAKEMEPEFWAISEAEHGKRMEQLTSEGMVIEPLSDELKAKMIEVTADMADEYVTRVPEAGPIIEEFKARIAAQ; from the coding sequence ATGACGACGAGAATCCTTGCCTTCGCCGGCCTCATCGCCGGCACCCTCGCCGCAGGCCCCGCGGCGGCCGAGGTCCAGTGGGACGTGTCGATCCCCTGGGGACCGACCGAGTTCCACACCATCGACGCGGAGAACTACGCCAAGGCCGTCGAGGAGGCGACCGACGGCGAGGTGAAGCTCGTCATTCATCCGGGCTCGTCGCTGGGCATCAAGGCCAACGAGTCGCTGCGCGGCGTCGAGGACGGCGCGGTGCCGATGGCCGAGTACGGCATGTTCCAGAACGAGGGCGAGCTGCCGCTCCTCGGCATCGAGGCGCTGCCCTTCATGGTGAAGGACTACGACCAGCTCCGCATCCTGCACGAGCTGGTGCGGCCGATCTGGGAAGAGCAGCTCATGCAGCGCAACCAGAAGGCCCTCTACATGGTGCCGTGGCCCTCGCAGAACTTCTTCATCAACAAGTCGGTGAAGAATTTCGAGGACCTCGCGGGCATCCGCATGCGCACCTACAACGCCAACACCGCGACGATGTCGCAGCGTCTGGGCATGGTGCCGCTGCAGATGAACAACGCCGACATCGTCCCCGCGCTCGCCACCGGCAAGCTCGACGCGGTGATGACCTCCGGCACGACGGCGGCGGCGCAGAAGTACTGGGAATTCCTCAAGTACATCTACAACACCAACCACCAGTGGGCGTCCAACGTGATGGTGGTGAACCTCGACTACTGGAACGAGCTCACCCCCGAACAGCAGGAGACGATGGAGCGCATCGCGAAGGAGATGGAGCCCGAGTTCTGGGCGATCTCCGAGGCCGAGCACGGCAAGCGGATGGAGCAGCTCACCTCCGAGGGCATGGTCATCGAGCCGCTGTCGGACGAGCTTAAGGCCAAGATGATCGAGGTCACCGCCGACATGGCGGACGAGTACGTCACGCGCGTCCCCGAGGCCGGCCCGATCATCGAAGAGTTCAAGGCCCGCATCGCGGCGCAGTAG
- a CDS encoding acyl-CoA dehydrogenase family protein, translating into MSDTLSDDDRLILEAVEKWLERDVRPNVLALDHADEYPEEMVEQMKELGLFGATIPEEYGGLGLSAETYARIVEKIAETWMSLSGIFNSHLIMAACVARMGTEEQKRAYLPRFATGELRGGLALTEPDAGTDLQGIRTRARREGDGYVIDGTKTWITNGIYGQCFALLVKTNPDAEPRHKGMSMFIAEKGPGFSVSKRLEKLGYKGIDSAELSFDGYRVGADKLIGGVEGKGLQAALSGLELGRINVAARGCGLASAALKDSVKYAQIRSTFGKPIGQHQAIQLKLGEMATRCRAASLLTYDAARAYDRGERCDMEAGMAKYFASEAAVANSLEAMRIHGGYGYSKELHVERYYRDAPLMCIGEGTNEMQRIIIAKQLMERHPA; encoded by the coding sequence GTGAGTGACACCCTGAGCGACGACGACCGACTGATCCTCGAGGCGGTCGAGAAGTGGCTCGAGCGCGACGTTCGCCCGAACGTCCTGGCGCTCGACCATGCTGACGAATACCCCGAGGAGATGGTCGAGCAGATGAAGGAGCTCGGCCTCTTCGGCGCGACCATTCCGGAGGAATATGGCGGTCTCGGCCTCTCCGCCGAGACCTACGCGCGGATCGTCGAGAAGATCGCCGAGACGTGGATGAGCCTTTCGGGCATCTTCAACTCCCATCTCATCATGGCGGCCTGCGTGGCGCGGATGGGCACGGAGGAGCAGAAGCGCGCCTACCTGCCGCGCTTCGCCACCGGCGAGCTGCGCGGCGGCCTGGCGCTGACCGAGCCCGACGCGGGGACGGACCTGCAGGGCATCCGCACCCGCGCGCGGCGCGAGGGCGACGGGTACGTCATCGACGGCACCAAGACGTGGATCACCAACGGCATCTACGGCCAGTGCTTCGCGCTCCTCGTGAAGACGAACCCGGACGCCGAGCCGCGGCACAAGGGCATGTCGATGTTCATCGCCGAGAAGGGGCCGGGCTTCTCGGTCTCCAAGCGGCTGGAAAAGCTCGGCTACAAGGGCATCGACTCGGCCGAGCTCTCATTCGACGGCTACCGTGTCGGCGCCGACAAGCTGATCGGCGGCGTGGAGGGGAAGGGCCTCCAGGCGGCGCTCTCCGGTCTCGAACTGGGACGCATCAACGTCGCCGCCCGGGGCTGCGGACTGGCATCGGCGGCGCTGAAGGACAGCGTGAAGTACGCGCAGATCCGCTCCACCTTCGGCAAACCCATCGGCCAGCACCAGGCGATCCAGCTGAAGCTCGGCGAGATGGCGACCCGCTGCCGCGCCGCGAGCCTCCTCACCTACGACGCCGCGCGCGCCTACGACCGGGGCGAACGCTGCGACATGGAGGCGGGGATGGCGAAGTACTTCGCCTCGGAGGCCGCGGTCGCCAACAGCCTGGAGGCGATGCGCATCCACGGCGGCTACGGCTACTCCAAGGAGCTGCATGTCGAGCGCTACTACCGCGACGCCCCCCTCATGTGCATCGGCGAGGGGACCAACGAGATGCAGCGCATCATCATCGCCAAGCAACTGATGGAACGCCATCCGGCCTGA
- a CDS encoding TRAP transporter small permease subunit, whose product MTPTRLDRIVGTLSRWSARLGGAVVLACALLVAAEVILRNLPGGMPEGIRLHSFDLTNYGYAAAVAFGFSYALTERAHIRIDVLYALMPLALRAILDVFALVCLAATAATMAWYAWDVAMRSAAMGAMPNSTLRLPLAIPQSIWAAGLTWFAIVATLLTVQALVQLARGRIRQVHESTGVVREGEGL is encoded by the coding sequence ATGACGCCGACAAGACTCGACCGGATCGTCGGGACGCTCAGCCGCTGGTCGGCGCGACTGGGCGGAGCCGTCGTGCTCGCCTGCGCGCTCCTCGTCGCCGCCGAGGTGATCCTGCGCAACCTGCCGGGCGGGATGCCGGAGGGGATCCGCCTCCATTCCTTCGACCTCACCAACTACGGCTACGCGGCCGCCGTCGCGTTCGGCTTCTCCTACGCGCTGACCGAGCGCGCCCACATCCGCATCGACGTCCTCTACGCGCTGATGCCGCTGGCGCTGCGGGCGATCCTCGACGTCTTCGCGCTCGTCTGCCTCGCTGCGACCGCGGCGACGATGGCCTGGTACGCCTGGGACGTCGCGATGCGCAGCGCCGCCATGGGCGCGATGCCCAACTCCACCCTGCGCCTGCCGCTCGCCATCCCACAGTCGATCTGGGCGGCCGGGCTCACCTGGTTCGCGATCGTCGCGACGCTCCTCACCGTGCAGGCGCTCGTCCAGCTCGCCCGCGGCCGCATCCGCCAGGTCCACGAGAGCACCGGCGTCGTGCGCGAAGGAGAGGGACTGTGA
- a CDS encoding enoyl-CoA hydratase-related protein has protein sequence MTIPPGGRTWADGTVGVTVREGIATLLLDRPAKRNAMTAAMWRAIPEAVAAIAADDGVRAVLMRGAGEAAFCAGADIGEFPDVYATAEATRAYSDAVRAAQNDLARLPKPVVAVVFGVCVGGGCGLALACDLRFAAAGARFAIPPAKLGAAYAFADVKQLTDLVGPARAKDILFTGRLVPAAEAHAIGLVDRVVPEEALLAAAEAYAAEVAGLSSVSTATTKATVQAIRDGVDEETGELRAMFDATFAAEDFREGYNAFLEKRKPVFR, from the coding sequence ATGACGATCCCGCCCGGCGGGCGGACCTGGGCCGACGGCACGGTCGGCGTCACCGTGCGCGAGGGGATCGCGACGCTGCTCCTCGACCGCCCGGCCAAGCGCAACGCCATGACGGCGGCGATGTGGCGGGCGATCCCCGAGGCGGTCGCCGCCATCGCCGCCGACGATGGCGTCCGCGCCGTCCTCATGCGCGGCGCGGGCGAGGCCGCGTTCTGCGCCGGCGCCGATATCGGCGAGTTTCCGGACGTCTACGCCACGGCCGAGGCGACGAGGGCCTACAGCGATGCGGTGCGGGCCGCGCAGAACGATCTGGCGCGGCTGCCGAAGCCCGTGGTGGCGGTGGTGTTCGGCGTCTGCGTCGGGGGCGGCTGCGGCCTCGCGCTGGCCTGCGACCTGCGGTTCGCCGCCGCCGGAGCGCGCTTTGCCATCCCGCCCGCGAAGCTTGGCGCGGCGTACGCGTTCGCCGACGTGAAGCAGCTCACGGACCTCGTCGGCCCCGCGCGGGCAAAGGACATCCTCTTTACCGGGCGCCTCGTCCCGGCGGCGGAGGCCCATGCCATCGGCCTCGTCGACCGCGTCGTCCCGGAGGAGGCGCTTCTCGCCGCTGCCGAGGCCTACGCGGCGGAGGTTGCCGGCCTGTCGTCGGTCTCGACCGCCACCACCAAGGCCACCGTGCAGGCGATCCGCGACGGGGTGGACGAGGAAACCGGCGAGCTGCGCGCGATGTTCGACGCGACGTTCGCGGCCGAGGATTTCCGTGAGGGCTATAACGCCTTCCTGGAGAAGCGGAAGCCTGTCTTCCGCTGA
- a CDS encoding MaoC family dehydratase produces the protein MTGYVEKVGENRYRERFGRYYEDFQPGDIYEHRPGRTISETDNTWFTLLTMNQHPMHFDAEYAKHSEFGRIIVASPLTLAILVGQSVSDVSQKAIANLGWTDIKMTHPVFAGDTLTSESEVKSKRESKSRPKAGLVTVETRGFNQDGKTVCTFERTILVAKRGFENEEKAGY, from the coding sequence ATGACAGGGTATGTCGAGAAGGTTGGCGAGAACCGGTATCGCGAGCGATTCGGCCGCTACTACGAGGATTTCCAGCCGGGCGACATCTACGAGCACCGGCCCGGCCGCACGATCAGCGAGACCGACAACACCTGGTTCACGCTGCTGACGATGAACCAGCACCCGATGCACTTCGACGCCGAGTACGCCAAGCACTCCGAGTTCGGCCGCATCATCGTCGCCTCGCCGCTGACGCTGGCGATCCTGGTGGGGCAGTCGGTCTCGGACGTCAGCCAGAAGGCGATCGCCAATCTCGGCTGGACCGACATCAAGATGACCCACCCCGTCTTCGCCGGCGACACGCTGACGTCGGAGTCGGAGGTGAAGTCCAAGCGCGAGTCGAAGTCGCGCCCGAAGGCCGGCCTCGTCACCGTGGAGACGCGCGGCTTCAACCAGGACGGCAAGACGGTCTGCACCTTCGAGCGCACCATCCTCGTCGCCAAGCGTGGCTTCGAGAACGAGGAGAAGGCGGGCTACTGA
- a CDS encoding polysaccharide deacetylase family protein, which produces MTSDLTWPDGKTLALSVVVNVEEGSEMTIADGDKKPEPVDELGVALGIPIRNYVNESNYQYGIRAGGPRIFRLLEKYGVTTTVTAAALSLERAPEIAAFIRDGGHEPCSHGYRWIHQFSFKEDKEREFVARAASSIAETCGERPVGWLSRYLHTPITRRLLVEEGYTYHMDDLSDDVPRWEPVEMPDGSVKPLVCVPYAIDTNDMKFWTAPSYAPQDWLDYARRSFDWMLAESAEQGPKMMSVGLHLRIIGRPGRIWALEEFLRHVTAADGVWITTRRAISERFAECVPWRG; this is translated from the coding sequence ATGACGAGCGATCTCACCTGGCCAGATGGAAAGACTCTCGCGCTTTCCGTGGTGGTCAACGTCGAGGAAGGCTCGGAAATGACCATCGCCGATGGTGACAAGAAGCCGGAGCCCGTCGATGAACTCGGCGTTGCTCTCGGCATCCCGATCCGCAACTACGTCAACGAATCGAACTACCAGTACGGCATCCGCGCCGGCGGCCCGCGCATCTTTCGCTTGCTCGAGAAATACGGCGTGACGACCACGGTCACCGCCGCGGCCCTCTCGCTGGAGCGCGCACCCGAAATCGCCGCGTTCATCCGCGACGGCGGCCACGAGCCATGCTCCCACGGCTACCGCTGGATCCATCAGTTCAGCTTTAAGGAAGACAAGGAACGCGAGTTCGTCGCCAGGGCCGCGTCGTCGATCGCCGAGACCTGCGGCGAGCGGCCGGTGGGCTGGCTGTCGCGCTACCTGCACACGCCCATCACCCGCCGCCTCCTCGTGGAGGAGGGCTACACCTACCACATGGACGACCTCTCCGACGACGTGCCGCGCTGGGAGCCGGTCGAGATGCCGGACGGGTCGGTGAAGCCCCTGGTGTGCGTGCCCTACGCCATCGACACCAACGACATGAAGTTCTGGACCGCGCCGTCATACGCCCCACAGGACTGGCTGGACTATGCCCGCCGCAGCTTCGACTGGATGCTCGCCGAGAGCGCCGAGCAGGGGCCGAAGATGATGTCGGTGGGGCTACACCTGCGCATCATCGGCCGCCCGGGCCGGATCTGGGCGCTCGAGGAGTTCCTGCGCCACGTCACCGCCGCCGACGGCGTCTGGATCACCACCCGCCGGGCGATCTCGGAACGCTTCGCTGAATGCGTGCCCTGGCGTGGCTGA
- a CDS encoding GntR family transcriptional regulator: MTDSADHETKRGTTVEAAVDVLRRAITGARFAPGQRLVSRELEEELGIGRGSLREAFRRLAADGLIELTPNRGASVRRFTRAEIIDVFPIRERIEGLAAHLAAARIHLDDNRATFEAVWAAVGGERTGASALTFMEDNRALHRTIVRLSGNPHLGELIERLALPVMMVQLRHLMTHNDIDASGREHATIAAAILAGDAMAAEGAMRRHLRQSLCRLMELPDTDFMPLRLGAEPAERDTPPLPPRRN; this comes from the coding sequence GTGACCGACTCGGCGGACCACGAAACGAAGCGCGGAACGACCGTCGAGGCGGCGGTCGACGTCCTGCGCCGTGCCATCACCGGGGCCCGCTTCGCGCCCGGCCAGCGGCTCGTGTCGCGGGAGCTGGAGGAGGAGCTCGGCATCGGGCGCGGTTCGCTGCGCGAGGCCTTCCGCCGCCTCGCCGCCGACGGGCTCATCGAGCTGACGCCCAATCGCGGCGCATCCGTCCGCCGCTTCACCCGCGCGGAGATCATCGACGTGTTCCCGATCCGCGAGCGCATCGAGGGGCTAGCCGCCCACCTCGCCGCCGCGCGCATCCACCTCGACGACAACCGGGCCACCTTCGAGGCGGTCTGGGCCGCCGTCGGGGGAGAGCGGACCGGGGCCAGCGCGCTCACCTTCATGGAGGACAACCGCGCCCTTCACCGCACGATCGTGCGCCTCAGCGGCAACCCTCACCTCGGCGAGCTGATCGAGCGCCTCGCGCTGCCGGTGATGATGGTGCAGCTGCGCCACCTCATGACGCACAACGACATCGACGCCTCAGGCCGCGAGCACGCGACCATCGCCGCGGCGATCCTGGCGGGCGACGCGATGGCCGCGGAGGGCGCCATGCGCCGCCACCTGCGCCAGTCGCTCTGCCGGCTGATGGAGCTGCCGGACACCGACTT
- a CDS encoding TRAP transporter substrate-binding protein translates to MRETTAAAAALLVALTGAAHAETQINVVGNLGITTQSRELERPFWEEKIGELSNGEIKANFKPFNEIGLKGPEIFRLLGTGVMNIATGQLGHSSGDVPINDATDLAGLSPTIEEFKAVTDAFRGPLTEYYADKLGLVILTMQSYQAQILYCRDELKGLADLKGRKIRSSGASQADFIEYFGGTAVAMSFGEVQQGLQQGVIDCAITGTLGGYMAKWSEGADYLYTLPVNWGAGSTMANKAWWDGQSEEVRQTIIEGLGDLEAEMWALNAKENEIGIACNTSGPCPEGEPAGMVRVDPSPEDVELRRKALVEAVLPGFKRRCGDECAGIFNETIGEVVGLTIE, encoded by the coding sequence ATGCGTGAGACCACCGCGGCCGCCGCCGCACTTCTCGTTGCCCTGACGGGCGCCGCGCATGCCGAGACGCAGATCAACGTCGTCGGCAACCTCGGCATCACCACCCAGTCGCGCGAGCTGGAGCGCCCGTTCTGGGAGGAGAAGATCGGCGAGCTCTCGAACGGCGAGATCAAGGCGAATTTCAAGCCGTTCAACGAGATCGGCCTCAAGGGGCCGGAGATCTTCCGCCTGCTCGGCACCGGCGTCATGAACATCGCGACCGGCCAGCTCGGCCACTCCTCGGGCGACGTGCCGATCAACGATGCCACCGACCTCGCCGGACTGTCGCCCACCATCGAGGAGTTCAAGGCCGTCACCGACGCCTTCCGCGGCCCGCTCACCGAGTACTACGCGGACAAGCTCGGCCTCGTCATCCTGACGATGCAGTCCTACCAGGCCCAGATCCTCTACTGCCGCGACGAGCTGAAGGGGCTGGCCGACCTCAAGGGCCGCAAGATCCGCTCCTCCGGCGCCTCCCAGGCGGACTTCATCGAGTATTTCGGCGGCACCGCGGTGGCGATGAGCTTCGGCGAGGTGCAGCAGGGCCTCCAGCAGGGCGTCATCGACTGCGCCATCACCGGCACGCTGGGCGGCTACATGGCGAAGTGGTCGGAAGGCGCGGACTACCTCTACACGCTGCCCGTGAACTGGGGCGCGGGCTCGACCATGGCCAACAAGGCCTGGTGGGACGGACAGAGCGAGGAGGTCCGCCAGACGATCATCGAGGGCCTCGGTGATCTCGAGGCCGAGATGTGGGCGCTCAACGCCAAGGAGAACGAGATCGGCATCGCCTGCAACACGTCCGGCCCGTGCCCCGAGGGCGAGCCGGCGGGAATGGTCCGCGTCGATCCGAGCCCCGAGGATGTCGAGTTGCGCCGCAAGGCCCTCGTGGAGGCGGTCCTGCCGGGCTTCAAGCGCCGCTGCGGCGACGAGTGCGCCGGGATCTTCAACGAGACGATCGGCGAGGTCGTCGGCCTGACGATCGAATGA